A single window of Hippocampus zosterae strain Florida chromosome 15, ASM2543408v3, whole genome shotgun sequence DNA harbors:
- the plk3 gene encoding serine/threonine-protein kinase PLK3: MDIGCFTAAQRLSCHAMNADLTNKPSAEGAQQAGAPVAKAGRSKSESAKPELAQVVTDVRTGRSYSKGKLLGKGGFARCYEMTDLSNNKMFAVKVIPQSRVSKPHQREKITNEIELHKTLSHKHVVKFSHHFEDQDNIYIFLELCSRKSLAHIWKARHTLTEPEVRYYLKQIISGLKYLHSRGILHRDLKLGNFFVNENMELRLGDFGLAAKLETVEQRKKTICGTPNYLAPEVLNRQGHGTESDVWSLGCVMYTLMCGNPPFETLDLKETYKCIKEVRYNLPSGLSPAAQKLISSILQKSPSDRLGLDQILNHEFFTKGFTPDKLPPNSCVTVPELHPPSPAKKFFTKVAKSLFGKKKAKAEKAPCEEKEDKDISKLVSGIVKCSINRQISYKTVGPNEVATPTAQLLNSVPLEQTPAEEESRKSISRSFKGTMASSSEPCEDVVTPSFVAESAMKVLTGCLATMPAATRNPPCLSRPQSFLWVTKWVDYSNKYGFGYQLSDQSIGVLFNEGTHLSLCDQRKTVHYCLTNNKHFSFPASSLPEQLRNQKQIVELMANYMEQNLMEGGDIHCHEPVPGPPPLLLQWVKTDHALVMLFNNGTLQVNFYTDHTKIILSKSLDSYLLTYISRERVSYTYLFSMLSEMGCTAELRHRLRYVLHLLQHHADA; the protein is encoded by the exons ATGGATATCGGTTGTTTCACGGCGGCGCAGCGTCTGTCGTGCCACGCCATGAATGCGGATTTAACCAACAAGCCCTCCGCTGAGGGAGCCCAGCAAGCCGGCGCTCCGGTGGCCAAAGCCGGCCGCTCGAAATCGGAGTCTGCCAAACCGGAGTTGGCGCAGGTGGTGACCGACGTCAGGACGGGACGGTCGTACAGCAAAGGGAAGCTTTTGGGAAAG GGTGGCTTCGCGCGATGCTACGAGATGACGGACCTGTcgaacaacaaaatgtttgccGTCAAGGTGATACCACAGAGCAGAGTGTCCAAACCGCACCAGAGGGAGAAG ATCACCAATGAGATTGAATTGCACAAAACCTTGTCTCACAAGCACGTGGTGAAATTCTCTCACCATTTCGAGGACCAGGATAACATCTATATATTTCTCGAGCTCTGCAGTCGCAAG TCACTGGCGCACATTTGGAAGGCGAGACACACACTGACGGAGCCCGAAGTGCGATATTACCTCAAGCAGATCATATCGGGCCTCAAATACCTCCACAGCAGAGGCATCCTGCACAGAGATCTCAAACTAG GCAACTTCTTTGTGAATGAAAACATGGAACTGCGACTGGGAGACTTTGGCCTAGCCGCCAAGCTGGAAACTGTTGAGCAGAGGAAAAA AACCATCTGTGGAACCCCCAACTACTTGGCCCCCGAGGTACTCAACAGGCAGGGCCACGGCACAGAGTCGGACGTTTGGTCCCTCGGATGTGTCAT GTACACACTGATGTGCGGCAACCCCCCCTTTGAGACTCTTGACCTGAAAGAGACGTACAAATGCATCAAGGAGGTTCGGTACAACCTGCCCTCGGGGCTCTCGCCCGCCGCGCAGAAACTCATCTCCAGCATCCTGCAGAAAAGCCCCAGCGACAGACTCGGCCTGGATCAAATTCTCAACCATGAATTCTTCACCAAA GGTTTCACTCCCGACAAACTGCCCCCCAACAGCTGCGTAACGGTGCCCGAGCTCCATCCCCCCAGCCCGGCCAAGAAATTCTTCACCAAAGTGGCCAAGAGTCTCTTTGGCAAGAAAAAAGCGAAAG CGGAGAAGGCgccttgtgaggagaaggagGACAAAGATATTTCCAAGCTGGTGTCGGGCATCGTCAAGTGCTCCATCAACCGCCAGATCAGCTACAAAACCGTCGGCCCAAATGAG GTGGCCACGCCCACCGCTCAGCTGCTCAACTCGGTGCCTTTGGAGCAGACCCCTGCTGAGGAGGAATCCAGGAAGTCCATCTCGCGCTCCTTCAAAGGCACCAtggccagcagctctgaac ctTGCGAGGATGTCGTCACGCCTTCCTTTGTGGCTGAATCTGCCATGAAGGTTCTCACTGGCTGCTTGGCCACCATGCCTGCAG CCACAAGAAACCCACCGTGCCTGTCCAGGCCCCAATCCTTCCTGTGGGTCACCAAATGGGTAGACTATTCCAACAAATACGGTTTTGGCTACCAGCTGTCAGACCAAAGCATCGGGGTGCTCTTCAACGAGGGCACACACCTCAGCCTCTGTGACCAACGCAA GACGGTCCACTACTGCTTGACCAACAACAAGCACTTTAGCTTCCCTGCCAGCTCGCTACCGGAGCAGCTTCGGAACCAGAAACAAATTGTCGAGCTCATGGCCAATTACATGGAACAAAATCTCATGGAG GGTGGTGATATTCACTGTCATGAACCAGTTCCCGGTCCCCCTCCTCTGCTGCTGCAGTGGGTGAAGACGGACCACGCGCTCGTCATGCTCTTCAACAACGGAACGCTGCAG GTGAACTTCTACACCGACCATACGAAGATCATCCTGTCCAAGTCTTTGGATTCGTACCTGCTGACCTACATCAGCCGCGAGCGCGTCTCCTACACGTACCTCTTCAGCATGCTGAGCGAAATGGGCTGCACGGCGGAGCTGCGGCACCGCCTCAGATACGTCCTCCATCTCCTGCAGCACCACGCCGACGcctga